A single window of Psychromonas ingrahamii 37 DNA harbors:
- a CDS encoding GPW/gp25 family protein, with protein sequence MLRLSEKLNLLTVKNESAKQLESLNIATSMRNYLQKILNTRQGSVLIAPDMGMPKIDLSEGIVEQVDKQNVLNMIKILLEKYDPRIESLHTELKENHNITVILSFQLLVTTRSKHVVTLFGKLQSDSTFELELQ encoded by the coding sequence ATGTTAAGGCTTTCTGAAAAGCTTAACTTGCTGACTGTCAAAAATGAATCAGCTAAACAGCTTGAATCATTAAATATTGCCACATCGATGCGCAATTATTTACAAAAAATACTCAATACACGTCAGGGTAGTGTACTTATTGCGCCTGATATGGGAATGCCTAAAATTGACCTTAGTGAAGGGATTGTCGAACAAGTTGATAAGCAAAATGTGCTTAATATGATCAAAATCTTACTTGAAAAGTATGATCCCAGAATAGAATCGCTACATACCGAATTAAAAGAAAACCATAATATAACGGTTATTTTGTCATTTCAATTATTGGTGACAACCCGATCAAAACATGTCGTTACTCTCTTTGGAAAATTACAATCTGATAGTACATTTGAACTGGAATTACAATAA
- the tssF gene encoding type VI secretion system baseplate subunit TssF, protein MDLADLYQQELKLLKESSQVFSKEYPAITESLNRDIVDPDVDMILQGVSYLTAQFKKELDDQFPVALQALSQVLTPTLMQPIPAVSILSLTPKANLISPLMVKKGTGFDSSPAKLDEEGHERIACRFSSAWEVEVLPVRVATLVMQQVEKTINQVQQKVVELNVGFTSEKNDLANYSFDKLRFYINQPASDACIWLQMFAQKLQSIKVTSSAGVADISVKNLQLTGYGAEHNIFDAGNSSNQHSLLQEYYTVPEKLQFFEINLQQWQQRSGDQFSIVFEFTSPTWSLPEFKTDHLKLYCTPVINEFEHFAEPMAMNGIQLEFPLTAQQRNLSTEFVLPIVDVLTVESIKREREKNNRYQNIIIPSNTNSKTGGFYYFRKHGVHDGDVANWLALEFEAGSRPESREVLRVKVKCCHGELAAKLPPNEINVPTSSSPELVSFTNLTTSSDYLPAQIISNEAWQVVSDQALSLQNIEKADQLKQLLRHHLPAQLKNTAKYKTLAHRIAAINDIKITAKDHFEKGLLVRGVEYSVHINSDHFINQGEIFLFSALLNQLLALQVPINSFSQLIVTESRTEESQRWAINFGGIAK, encoded by the coding sequence ATGGATTTAGCAGACCTATACCAACAAGAGTTAAAACTTTTAAAAGAATCATCACAGGTTTTTAGTAAAGAATACCCTGCAATTACAGAAAGTTTAAATAGAGATATAGTTGACCCCGATGTTGATATGATCTTACAGGGTGTTTCCTATTTAACGGCGCAATTTAAAAAAGAGTTAGACGATCAGTTTCCGGTTGCACTGCAGGCCCTATCACAAGTATTAACACCCACCTTAATGCAGCCTATTCCGGCAGTCAGCATTCTATCATTAACGCCTAAAGCAAATTTAATCTCACCTTTAATGGTTAAAAAAGGGACTGGATTTGATTCTTCTCCTGCAAAACTCGATGAAGAGGGCCATGAACGGATAGCTTGCCGATTCAGCAGCGCTTGGGAGGTTGAAGTGTTGCCGGTGCGTGTTGCAACGTTAGTGATGCAGCAGGTTGAAAAAACAATTAACCAGGTACAACAGAAAGTGGTTGAACTCAATGTGGGGTTTACATCAGAAAAAAATGATCTCGCTAATTATAGCTTTGATAAACTGCGTTTTTATATTAATCAACCAGCAAGTGATGCTTGTATTTGGTTACAGATGTTTGCTCAAAAATTGCAGTCAATTAAAGTGACAAGCTCCGCTGGTGTTGCTGATATTTCAGTAAAAAATTTACAATTAACAGGCTATGGCGCAGAGCATAATATTTTTGATGCCGGCAATTCATCAAATCAGCATAGTCTTTTGCAGGAGTATTATACTGTTCCTGAAAAATTACAGTTTTTTGAAATTAACCTGCAGCAGTGGCAGCAGCGTAGTGGTGATCAATTTTCAATTGTTTTTGAATTTACCTCTCCTACCTGGAGCCTGCCTGAATTTAAAACCGATCACCTAAAACTATACTGTACACCGGTGATTAATGAATTTGAGCACTTTGCTGAGCCAATGGCGATGAATGGTATTCAACTTGAATTTCCATTAACCGCTCAACAGCGTAATTTATCGACTGAATTCGTTTTGCCTATTGTTGATGTTCTGACGGTTGAAAGTATCAAGCGAGAACGGGAAAAAAATAACCGTTATCAGAATATTATAATCCCCAGCAATACGAACAGTAAAACCGGTGGTTTTTATTATTTTAGAAAGCATGGCGTGCATGACGGGGACGTAGCAAATTGGTTAGCTCTGGAGTTTGAAGCCGGATCAAGACCTGAAAGTCGAGAAGTGTTACGTGTCAAAGTCAAATGTTGCCATGGTGAGCTTGCTGCTAAATTGCCTCCTAACGAGATTAATGTGCCAACCAGCAGTAGCCCTGAATTAGTTTCTTTTACTAACCTGACAACCAGCAGTGATTATCTGCCGGCGCAGATTATTTCCAATGAAGCTTGGCAGGTGGTATCAGATCAGGCATTAAGTTTACAAAATATAGAAAAAGCGGATCAGCTTAAGCAACTTCTGCGTCATCACCTTCCTGCGCAACTTAAAAACACCGCAAAATATAAAACCCTGGCGCATCGAATTGCTGCGATTAATGATATTAAAATAACCGCGAAAGATCATTTTGAAAAGGGATTATTGGTTCGAGGAGTGGAGTATTCAGTTCATATAAACAGTGATCATTTTATTAACCAGGGGGAAATATTTTTATTTTCAGCCTTGCTGAATCAGTTATTGGCATTACAAGTGCCCATTAATAGTTTCAGTCAATTAATTGTGACTGAATCCCGTACCGAGGAATCTCAACGCTGGGCAATTAATTTTGGCGGTATCGCTAAATGA
- the tssG gene encoding type VI secretion system baseplate subunit TssG: MIEQELLRNATQYSFIEVYKLLCELALSNKLNPLHAIRIRPVLGLQHARTQVVSVTKQDQPSLYYLNVNLPGLYGNGSPLPKFFTEELIQASHKDQNQTRLFLDIIHQRLYQLLYAANTQQSPHYLDQGRKNVYQFMLAMIGFKEASWLKDFPDQAFILRNINIIRHQKSTVVGLQKLLQNLFKKAQVSIEQCVNRDVSIAEGQKLALNQQANQISFSAVLGGKMQDIQSKIIVSISPLSAKEYKQWCLTPEYWDALQNMIKYFIGQPLLVDLQIDVVADTKFNLSLVPENEFSLGRNAWLKSSNTKQHITASIKLL, translated from the coding sequence ATGATCGAACAAGAGTTACTCCGCAATGCGACTCAATACAGTTTTATTGAAGTCTATAAGCTCTTATGCGAACTGGCGTTAAGCAATAAACTTAATCCGCTGCATGCTATACGCATCAGGCCGGTTTTAGGCTTACAACATGCGCGTACTCAAGTCGTTTCTGTGACTAAACAGGATCAACCGTCTTTATATTATCTGAACGTTAATCTACCTGGCCTTTACGGTAACGGCTCCCCCTTACCCAAGTTTTTTACCGAAGAGTTGATCCAGGCATCGCATAAAGACCAAAACCAAACCCGACTGTTTTTAGATATTATTCATCAGCGTCTTTATCAACTATTGTATGCGGCAAACACTCAGCAATCTCCGCATTATCTGGATCAAGGGCGTAAAAACGTTTATCAATTTATGCTTGCCATGATTGGGTTTAAAGAGGCATCCTGGTTAAAAGACTTCCCTGATCAAGCCTTTATTTTAAGAAATATTAATATTATTCGTCATCAAAAAAGCACCGTTGTTGGGCTGCAAAAGCTGCTGCAGAACCTATTTAAAAAAGCGCAGGTAAGCATTGAGCAGTGTGTTAACCGGGACGTCAGTATAGCAGAAGGGCAAAAACTGGCGTTAAACCAACAGGCGAATCAAATCAGTTTCAGTGCGGTGCTCGGCGGAAAAATGCAGGATATTCAATCTAAAATTATTGTCTCTATCTCCCCCCTGAGTGCGAAAGAATATAAACAATGGTGCTTAACACCTGAGTATTGGGATGCATTACAAAATATGATCAAGTATTTTATTGGCCAACCTTTGTTGGTGGACTTACAGATAGATGTGGTAGCCGATACTAAATTTAACCTAAGCTTAGTACCAGAAAATGAATTTTCTTTAGGCCGCAATGCCTGGTTAAAAAGCAGTAATACCAAGCAGCATATAACGGCTTCAATAAAACTCCTATAA